The genomic interval TCATCAAGCAAGGTATTCAGTACAGTTAATCCTGTTTGCGTATATTTTTTCCCATCCTCAGCTTGTCCTTTACCAGACAGATATTTACCCAAACGAAGTAAACCCTGGGCGCCAATAGCAGCCGCAGAACTATCTACCGGTTCAAAATCATTATAAGGATCAGCCGGGCGTTCTGAATAATCACCTAATTCATAAAGATTTGGAGCACCGGTATCCCAGTAGGGAATACCATCGATAGGTGTATGTTCAATATAAAAATCGCAGGTAGCTTTAGCGGCTTTCAGCATAAAAGTTTCTGTCTGCTTACGCCCACCGACTATTTCCAGCTCAGCATCTGTAATAGTTTCCAGGCATTCCAGTTCTTCGGCAAAGCCACACATAGCCCAGGCCAGTCCACGGGTCCAGGTAGTAAAGCCGGAATAGCCTTGCTGGGAGTTGGGGCAACGGAAATTTCCATCTTTGGTATTAAACACACTTTCATGAGCCGTCCGTCCCCAGATATCATAGGAATCCCGGCCTTCTCCATAGAACACGGAGTAATCGGCAGTCGCTTTTATGTGTAGCAGTGCCCGTTCAAGCAGGTTAATTTTTACATCGTTTTCAGCCTGGAATACATGTCCTAATAAATGGCTTACTACCAAAGCCCGGCAAGAACGGATGGTATCTACAAAGAGGGAATGGGGTCCGTTGAAAGAATGAATGAAGCCTCCGTTTTTAATATTTGTCCACCGGCTGGCTTGTACAGCTCCGGATATTTTAAGCGCCAGTTCATAAAAGTTCTTTTCCCACTCATTATAGTCAGTTTTACCTTCGTGCATCAGGCGCAGCAGGTTTCCGTAGGTACTCACATTATTAAAACCATGGTCGTGCACACCAATGTGGCTGATGTGCGGAGCCATTACTTCCAGCGTTTTTTTCCGGCCAGACTCCAGAAATTCTTTTTCCCCGGTGGCATCGTATTGCAAAATAGCCGAACCAAACTGAAAACCTTGTGTCCATTCCGTCCATCCGCGGGTGCTGTACTTCCCTTTTACTGTAAATACAGGGGAACCTTTAGAAACATCATAGTTTTTGTTGATGAGCTTGATTTTATTGCCGGAGAGTTCCCAAAAGGAAGTGAGTTTAGATAAAAGATCTGAAGCTTGCAGGTGGTGATTAATTGCGATCATTATACATTTTTAGGCTGAATGAAGGCAAAAAGTAAAAGAATTAATTCTTAAAATGCAAAAGCTTTTTTCAAAGCAGAGAAATTACTATTCATTATTTGATAACAGGTTATTGGCTTTATAATTTTTGAGTATGTGATCTGGGCAAGCCCATGCAGATTTTTCACAGTAAAATAGCCTATACAGATTTATAAAAACACTTATGGTAAAGCAATGGACATACCCTATATTTAATATATATGTAGAATTGCAGGATAAGGCCAATCTTCTTTTAAGTATTTAAGCGTCTACCGGGGATTGTAGAAATAAAGACGTAGATTAGCAAGAAAAGCCATGGGTAATTATATAGAATTAATTAAAATCTCACAAGAGGATACTCAGATTCTGATCGAGTTAAAAGATACCTTCAATACGGATGCCCAGGAAATGAATCTAAACTGGCCCAGACTTTCCATGGAGAAAAGAAGAGAGTTATGCAGCAGATTGAAAGCCAAGCAAGCTCAGATATCCTCTTTAACTCTTATATAAAAAATGTCCATCTGAGCCATATCAGGAATGGTAATGTATGCCAATGATTGATTTATATATTAACAGGCAATAATTGATTTTGCTTTAAAGATAGTTTTCATTCAATCATTCCTCTCATTCAAAATTTACACTACATATAGTTTCTGCCAGTTAGTGCTTCTCAACAGGAAAATTATTTAACAGAGGGCTTTTTTATACCTTTTGTATTGTCAATTTTAGAAAATAATATTTATTGAAATTGTTCATACCGGGAATCAGATTTAAGTCTAAGCAAGGCAACTAATTAAGATTCAGAAAAGAATTGATCCGCCAGCGTAACTCTTTGGTTATTTGCCGTGTTGTACTCATAACTGTCGATTCAAGAAACCATGAAGTATGAATATGCAAGAATTAATAGACTAGGTAATGTGATTGTGATCCTGCGTGCCGATGAAAAAATCTACCTAGAGGATGCGCAGGCTTTCTACTTCCATTTTAAAGTTCCAATAGGGATTGTAAATCAAGGCGTACTAACAGATTTCTTCCCTAAACCCTACCCATTATTATTTGATAGAGTGGGCGATTTATCCCGGTATGAGTGGAAGGAAATTGTATTAAGTTTATAAAAAGGTGTGATGCCTGGAGTTTTCCCATTATAGAGCATTAAAAACTGAGTAAATAAGGATAAAAGAGTATTTGCTTTACAAAAAATAATACCCAGCTCTTAGAAGATCAGCATTATTAAATTAGTTTCTTCAGAAAACAAACTTTTTTTCAACTTCCTAAGGTAAAGCCAATGGTGGGAGCATTTGGGAATCCCATTGCTGATAGAGTGCTTTTAACTGAGCTAATTTTTGAGGTTGCTGATTTTTTACATCATATTCCTCACTAGGGTCCAGGGCCAGGTTAAACAGATACTCAGCTTTCCCATCGTGCAGGTATTTCCAATCGCCACTGCGAAAAGCTTTTTGCTTAGTCCGCTGGAAAGTCCGCCAGGCTAATTGCCGTGATTGCAATGATACCTTTCCCTGACAGACAGGCAATAAATTCATACCATCTAAGGGGTAATTAGGATGGGCTGTCACCCCGGCTGCTGCCAGAATAGTCGCCGTCCAATCCATAGAAATTACCACCTGCTTAGATTCTTCCCCTCCTTTTAAAGCGTTTGGCCAGCGAACAATTGCCGGTACTCTAATGCCTCCTTCCCAAAGTTCCATCTTTTTTCCCCGAAATGGTCCCATTTGCGAAAATTGTTCTCCTCCATTGTCACTTGTAAAAATTACCAGGGTATTTTCCTCTAATCCATTTTGGTGTAAACTAGCCATAATCTGGCCAATGCCCGTGTCTAATCGCTGTATCATCTGGGCATAGATTTGAGCAGATCCTCCGCTTCTCCAATCCAGTGAGTCTGCATAGGGTACATCACTGGGTCCTTGCCATGGCCAATGGGGAGCTGTATATTGTAGACTCATAAAAAAAGGCTTTGGGTGTTTCTGAGCTATAAAAGCTACCGCTTGCTCAGTAAACAGGTCTGTCAGATAACCTTTACGCAGGATAGAATCTTGGTTGTGATACAAACCGGGTTGATGAGATACATAGTCAGCGGCTCCCTCCAAAACGCCGTAGAACTCTACAAACCCGTGTTTATTTGGATGATGTTGAGGCTGCTTGCCCAGATGCCATTTCCCGATCAGTACCGTTTGATAACCATTTGCCTTTAGCATAGAAGAGACGGTAGCCTGTTCAGAGGTGAGGCCCATCTGCTCATCCATTCCCTGCCCGGTAAGAGGTTCCCATAACCCCACCTGGGTTCTAGCCGGATAACGACCTGTGATGAAACCTGTTCGGGAGGGCGTGCAAACAGGAGCTGCTGCATAGGCCTGTAGAAACCGTATGCCTTGCCTGGCAAATTTATCCAGGTTGGGTGTCTGATAATCGTTTCTACCATACGAACTAAGGTCGCCATAGCCCATATCATCAGCCACAATATAGATGATGTTAGGTTTTGAAGGCAAAGGTTGCGCCTGAGTTACTGTAATAAAACAGCAGCAAAAGAAGATGACATACCAGAAACGGCTCATAGGTTATGGCTCATAGGTTTTAGATTTAATTCTGATTGATGATAGGTTTCCATAGGTAGGCTTATCCCGTAGGAATAGGAGTAACAGGCAATAACTGATTATTTCTTGGCACTTAAATGTTATGCTAAGCTTAATTGAGTTGTATAGGTATAATTTTTAAAAGAGAAGAAATAAAAAGGAGGTGAATGTTGCAAGATGAATAGTCAGCGTATATGAACCTATGTCGACTAACAACTTAATTCTGCATATTATTATGTGCAAAACAGTTCTTACATGTACCCTTTCAATAAACCACATAGTTGATATGTAATGCTTATATCAGGCTATTAGGTGGTAAGAGCTGTATCTAATGCAGATAGCATTGCAAGGAGCGTACTAGTGGTTTGAAATAGCTCAAATGCATACCTTCGTCGTAGCTCCTTATATAAATAAAGCAGATATTTTTTCTTTACATTCTAGCAAAGAAAGCCAAACCAAGAATATAAGTACCTTTCAAGAAATCAGCTATTTTATCCAACTCCCGCTTAAGGAGGGAAATAAAGTATGAAAGCCGAAATTTTGTTAAGCCGCTATTGCGAAAATTAATAGATTTTTCTGTCTATCTGGCTAGTACTAATTTTTTTGAGTCTACACTTTTTCCATCCACAAAGAGCTTGTAAACATAGGTTCCTGCCGGAAACATACTTGCCGTCAATACTACTTCTCCTGCTGTTTTCCCGGTTATATCTACACTGTGCAGCTCTTGTCCGGTTGCAGAATATACTTTAATAGAAGCGCTCATCGCTGAAGCTGGCATGGTATATTTAATCACGGTAGTCTGATTATAGGGATTGGGTGCATTTTGCCACAACCTGGCTTCACTATTATTTGACTCTGGAGATCGTTTTAATAATAATTCTTTAATAGCAGCTAATTCTTCTTTGATAGCAGAAACTTCCTCTTGTAAGGTGAGGTTTTCCTGTTTCAATTCCTCATTTACCACTTTGAGCTCCTTCACAGAATTGACCAGAATATAGGTAAGGGCATTGGCATCATAATCTAAATATTCTTCTTGCTTGCCTGTGCTATCCTGATAGATGAATTTACCAATCATATAAGGCGCAATTGGCTGAATTTCTTGTGCAATTATGCCTACATACTCCGTCTCTTGGGACATGCCTGCTTTGCCGTTATAGCGATATTTGACAGGCTTTATCTGCTCAAGAACTTCTAATCCATCTTTGAAAGGGGTAATATTCTGCTTTAACCGTTTATCGGAGGCTACTATCCATACATTACTGCCTGGTTTAGCTGCCATTCCATTCACATGCAAGCGGTACGCAGGGGCGGATGTGCCAATGCCTATATTGGCATGAGCCGTAGCTCCATTTACACCGCTGATAGAACCAAGAATTAATGAATTAGAACGGCTTACATATGCTTTGTAGCCAATAGCGCCTGCGTTGGTTAAGGTGCCAGTTGACATATTGGCAAAATATCCTACGGCTGTATTTCCTATCCCTGTTGTATTAGCTCCGCCAGCCGCATACCCGAAAAAACTATTATTATTTCCTGTAGAATTCCCATAACCTGCACTATAGCCAACGATGCTATTATAGGCTCCCGTAGTATTTTTATACCCTGCAAAGCCGCCAATAATATTGTTAAAATTTCCGGTTGTATTAGCATTTCCCGCCTGGTCACCAAAGAAGTTATTGCCAGTTCCGGTGGTGTTGTTGGCGCCTGCATTATAGCCTACAAACGAGTTTCCACTACCGCTTGTATTATCTTCACCGGTGGCATACCCAAAGAAACTGTTGTTGGTAGCTGACGTGCTTGCATAGCCCGAGCGATAGCCAAACAGAGAATTGCCATTTCCGGTGGTTAAGAAATATCCGGCTGCATACCCAAAGAAACTATTGAAATTTCCGGTCGTGTTTCTACCCCCGGCTTCACTGCCAAAGAAACTGTTATTTCCACCGGATGTATTTGCTCTTCCTGCCTGATAGCCTGAAAAGGTATTATTTCCACCAATATTATTGCTTAAGCCAGACAGATAACCTACAAAACTGTTATTATATCCGGTTGTATTTGACTGCCCGGCAGCATAACCCACAAAACTATTATAGCTGCCAGTGGTATTATACAGGCCGGCAAACGTTCCCAGAAAACTATTCCACCGGCCGGTAGTATTACTGTAGCCAGACTTACTGCCAAAGAAAGCATTGGAAATGCCTGTGGTATTGTTAATGCCAGACTGGTTTCCCACAAAACTATTGTCATACCCAGTGCTATTTTTTAAACCTGCCTGATAGCCTGAAAAAGTATTATAATTGCCTGAGGTATTTCCTGTTCCGGCGTAATAACCCATAAAACTATTGTAACTGCCAGTTGTATTATAATAGCCTGCATAGCTCCCCACAAAACTGTTGAAGCTGCCAGTTGTATTCAATCGTCCGGCCTGATGCCCTATAAAACTATTGTGCTGGCCGGTGGTATTGGCAGCACCTGCATAAAAGCCAATAAAACTATTAGCGCCTCCGGTCGTGTTGGCATTTCCGCTGGCATACCCGAAAAAACTATTATTAGCGCCTGTACCATTGGCATATCCTGAACCATATCCAAAAAAACTATTGCCGGTACCGGTTGTATTGGCATATCCACTGGCATACCCAAAAAAGCTGTTGCCGCTGGCAGTGGTATTATTAATGCCTGAATAACTGCCTACAAAACTGTTATAGGTGCCAACCGTATTGTTTTGTCCGGCTGTATATCCCAGAAACACATTGAATGCGCCGTTACTATTATAGTAACCAGCCAGTGCCCCGTTAAATGTATTGTAATTACCGGTTGTGTTCCGTTGCCCGGCAGAGGAGCCGTAAAAGCTATTGTAACTACCGGCTTTATTGTACCAGCCTGCGTAAGAGCCTACCAAGGTGTTATTACTACCTGTATTACTGCTGCCAGCCCCACTACCAGCAAAATAATTATTCTGTGCCCATGCAACCTGTGTTAGTAACAGGGCTGCCAGCGTTAAAAAGTGTCTATATGGTTTCATAGGGAGTTATTTATAAGGGTATATCTGAATGAATAATTATTCAGGAGAGTGTATAATGTGCTGCGGAAACAGTGTGCAGCTTTTGACAGGTAAATGTGCTGTTTTATATATAATGGTTCAATAACCCCTTATACACAATTTGCTAGGCTAAAAGTGCACGTAACTGTACTGGAAGCAGTTTTTTCTATTTATAAAAAATGTATGTGCCCTTTTATACAACCACCTGTAGAGATCCTGACTGTATATGGTCAATTATCTGGTGGTAAAAGGTAAGAGGGCATATACCGGATAAATAGATCAGCAGTAATTCCTTATGTTGTAGACCTGACCAAAAATCGCTCTTTTACCTAATTATATCCGGTAAAAAAACTCTGCCTTGATAGTGAGAAAAGGAAATTTAATATTTGATAATTTGTGCCCGTATGGCTTTTGCTACCGCTTCCGGGCCACATTGAACATGGAGTTTCTGGTAAATATTTTTCAGGTGGCGCCGCACGGTTTCAATCGAGATCGAAAATTCAATCGCAATCATACGGTAAGTAAATCCACGGGCCAGTAATTCTAGTATTTGCTTTTCGCGGGAGGTAATATGGTATTCATTCTCTTGTACGCGCAGGGGCTGATGAAATGTTTTTAACACCCGGCGGGCAATACCTGGCGACATGGGACCTCCTCCTGCATATACATCCCGAACCGCCTGAATTAAATAGAGGGATGAATCTTTTTTTAGTAGATATCCATCAGCCCCATTACTTAAACAGGCAAAAAGTTTGTCATCGTCATCAAAAACGGTATGCATCAGTACCCGTATCCCGGCATCAAATTCCTTTACCAGACGCACACCTTCTATGCCATTATAATCCTGCATATCAATATCCATAATGATTACATCAGGACGGGTATGACGAATTTCCCTGGCAATATTACGGCAATCAGGATACGTTCCCACTATATGCAAGCCCTGCGTATTATCAACCAGTAGTTCCAGTAACTCACGCAGTTTGTTATTATCTTCATAAATAGACACATTAATGGGGGGCATGTCCATATTCTTTTCTTTAGGATGATCTAACAATGAACTAAATTAATATATTCTTGTCAATAACCCTTTAGGGTTAGGCAGATATTGGAAACGAAAGTTGCAGCATGGTTCCCTCCCCCGGCGCAGATTGAATAAGCAGTGTGCCTTTTAAATTTTCGGCCCGTTTTCGCATATTCCGAAGCCCGTTCCGCTCCGTATACAAATGCGGTTCAAAACCAATCCCATTATCGCGAATCACCAGCTGAAGGCAATGCCGTTGGAGGCTGATCTCCACCCATGCCTGCGAACATTGGGCGTACTTAGCCAAATTATTGAGGGCTTCCTTAAAGATCAGGTAAAAATCCCTGCGCTGTTCCATAGAAAGTTTTACCTGTCCATAATAATCAGGGGCATTCATTTTATAGGCAATTCCTTTGGCTTCCAGCAATTCGGAGGCATACCGGGTCATTCTGGCAGTCAGGTGGGATAAGTCATCATTTTTTGGATTAATGCTCCAGACAATATCGTCGAGTGAACTGCTGATCTGATTGGTTTCTTCTACCATCCGTTCCAGAAAAAGGGCTGAGGGGTGTTTTTCCTGGAGATTCTTCTTTGCCATCATCCCCATAATACTGATACCACTCAGAGAAGCGCCAATTTCATCATGCAGATCAGCTGAAATGCGGTTTCGTATCTGTTGCAATCGTAAGAGTTGATTGATGCGGTACCGGTAAAGTGCATACAAGATAGCGGCTATGGCAGCTACAATGAGCAGCCGGAACCACCATGTTTCGTAAAATGCTGGTAACACAACAATTTGAATCCGCAATGGATTCTGGTTCCAGTTACCAAATGCATCTCCTGCCTTTAAATACAAAGTATAAGTATCTGGGTCGAGATTGGTATAATAAGCCAGGTGATTAGAACCGATATAATTCCAGTTTTTGTCGAATCCCTCCAGGTAATACGCATATTGATTGTTCTGTAATTTACTATAGTTTAAGGCACTAAAATCAACACTAAATGCATTGTCAGAGCGCTTCAAACGGACAGGCCGGGAGAAATCAAAGTATTGTTCTTTTTCATGAATCTTAAAGGAGCTTACCGCAACAGGAGGAGGCACAGGCTGCCCTGATAATTTATCTATCTTTAACAAATTAATTCCATTTTTTTGCCCGATAAACAGTTCATTTCCGGCATGAACAAATAACCGTTGGAGGGTATTATTACTAAGCAAACCATCGTTTACGGTAAAGCGCAAGAGTTTTTTGCTGACTGGGTTGTAATAGTGTAAGCCTTCATAATTTCCAATCCAGATATTGCCCCATTTATCCTCTGCCAGTCCGCGGTTTTCCCGGTCAGAGAGGCCTTCTTTAGATGTGAGCACCGTCCGGATAACACCATTTTTGTCTGTTTGTGTAATACTGCCCCAGCGGGCCGCCCAGATATTGCCATTGTGGTCTTCCAGCAGTGTATTCACAGCCGGGTCCTGATTACGCAAAGCTGGATGCGGCGTATCAGCGTATACAAATTTTCTTTCTTCTTCATCTACATAATATACCCCCTTATAGGTACCCAGCCAGACCCGGCCCTGTTTATCTATCCGCATATCATTGATCAGGTTATTTCCTTTGATCAGGTCCAGTTGAGTCTGGCTATCCCAGGGAGAAACTTCTTTACAGGAAGCTGAATCCAGTACATGAATGCCTTCGTCTGAATTACCGATCCAGAGCCGTTTTTGCCGATCAAAAAATCCATACATAAAAAAAGGTACCGAATAATACTGGTTGGCGAGCCGGCTAAGCGGTGGATTCAGAAACTGCTTATTTTCAGGATTAAATACTATAATACCCGGCCGTTTATATCTCCACTGGTTAACACCTATCCATATCTTTCCATCCTCTCTTTGTATCATCCAGCGTGTTTCCGGAGATGATTTTTCTGGTGGAAACTTAAATAGCATAAAATGATTTGTCCGGCGGTTCCATTGCAACATACCTGTATGGGATAATCCCAGCCAGAATGTTTCGCCTGACGGATCCGTTTTATCCGGCAAAAATGTATTAACCACAACCGGAAAATGTACAATGCCATCCGGAATAGCTATGGTTTGGATTAAATTACTTTTGGGGTTATACTTTAATATTCCATCCGAGGTACACACCCATACAATCCCTTCCGTTTTGTCTCTGAATATATCGTGTACTTCATAGGCATCAGGAAGCAGGTGAGAAAAGCGGTAAAACTTTTTCTGCTCAGGCCGGAACACACCTAATCCCTCATGATCGCCCCACCACACAACAGGTTTTCCATTTTCGTCATAGCCTGCCTCCACACTGTTAATGAAACTGGATGGGCTCTCATTAGAATAATTCACATAATTCCCCGTTTGTGGATCGTATTGGATTAATCCGTAATTATGTGTACCTATCCAGAGTATGCCCTGCTGATCCATGCAAGCTTGTGTGAATACAATGGGTAGCCTCCGTTTTGGGTCCTGTGCATCAGCACCTAATACACAGACCAGTGTATCCGCCTGGCGGTCGTAGCGGAATAAGCCATTATCACGTCCAATGACCCAGAGATTATGCTGGCGATCTTCGATAAAAGAACCTTTTACCCATACATAGGTAGTCTGCCGGAAAGGATAATGTTTAAATTTTCCTGTTTTTAGATCCATGCAGCTGACGCCATACCAATTGCTGTACCAGCCTTTTCCATAAGAATCGATGAAGAAGTACCCGGTTTGCTTATTAGAGGCTTGCCTGTCGGAACTCGGAATGGCAGTCATGTTGAGTGAATCAGCCCCGATCTTGCAAATACCGCTCCGGTCACTGGCCAGCCATATATTATTATCCTTATCGGCAGCTAATCCTGTTACCAGGTTAGTTTCAAAATCCAGGAAGTTTCTGAAACTGGCTCCATCATATCTGGTGGGACAAAGCCTGGTTCCAAACCATATAAATCCTTTTTGATCTCTAGCAGCAGAAAACACGGTATTGCTAGGCAAACCATCTTTGGTAGTAATTACTTCGAAAGAAACAGATGGCAGCTGCGCCTTACAGCTAACAGAGAACAGGTGAAGTAGAAAAAACACTAACCCCACACA from Rhodocytophaga rosea carries:
- a CDS encoding glycoside hydrolase family 88 protein, translated to MIAINHHLQASDLLSKLTSFWELSGNKIKLINKNYDVSKGSPVFTVKGKYSTRGWTEWTQGFQFGSAILQYDATGEKEFLESGRKKTLEVMAPHISHIGVHDHGFNNVSTYGNLLRLMHEGKTDYNEWEKNFYELALKISGAVQASRWTNIKNGGFIHSFNGPHSLFVDTIRSCRALVVSHLLGHVFQAENDVKINLLERALLHIKATADYSVFYGEGRDSYDIWGRTAHESVFNTKDGNFRCPNSQQGYSGFTTWTRGLAWAMCGFAEELECLETITDAELEIVGGRKQTETFMLKAAKATCDFYIEHTPIDGIPYWDTGAPNLYELGDYSERPADPYNDFEPVDSSAAAIGAQGLLRLGKYLSGKGQAEDGKKYTQTGLTVLNTLLDEPYQSTDPNHQGLLLHSIYHRPNGWDYVPEESKIPYGESSMWGDYHMRELALYVQRMINKEPYYTFYSCVQ
- a CDS encoding sulfatase-like hydrolase/transferase, which translates into the protein MSRFWYVIFFCCCFITVTQAQPLPSKPNIIYIVADDMGYGDLSSYGRNDYQTPNLDKFARQGIRFLQAYAAAPVCTPSRTGFITGRYPARTQVGLWEPLTGQGMDEQMGLTSEQATVSSMLKANGYQTVLIGKWHLGKQPQHHPNKHGFVEFYGVLEGAADYVSHQPGLYHNQDSILRKGYLTDLFTEQAVAFIAQKHPKPFFMSLQYTAPHWPWQGPSDVPYADSLDWRSGGSAQIYAQMIQRLDTGIGQIMASLHQNGLEENTLVIFTSDNGGEQFSQMGPFRGKKMELWEGGIRVPAIVRWPNALKGGEESKQVVISMDWTATILAAAGVTAHPNYPLDGMNLLPVCQGKVSLQSRQLAWRTFQRTKQKAFRSGDWKYLHDGKAEYLFNLALDPSEEYDVKNQQPQKLAQLKALYQQWDSQMLPPLALP
- a CDS encoding tail fiber domain-containing protein; translation: MKPYRHFLTLAALLLTQVAWAQNNYFAGSGAGSSNTGSNNTLVGSYAGWYNKAGSYNSFYGSSAGQRNTTGNYNTFNGALAGYYNSNGAFNVFLGYTAGQNNTVGTYNSFVGSYSGINNTTASGNSFFGYASGYANTTGTGNSFFGYGSGYANGTGANNSFFGYASGNANTTGGANSFIGFYAGAANTTGQHNSFIGHQAGRLNTTGSFNSFVGSYAGYYNTTGSYNSFMGYYAGTGNTSGNYNTFSGYQAGLKNSTGYDNSFVGNQSGINNTTGISNAFFGSKSGYSNTTGRWNSFLGTFAGLYNTTGSYNSFVGYAAGQSNTTGYNNSFVGYLSGLSNNIGGNNTFSGYQAGRANTSGGNNSFFGSEAGGRNTTGNFNSFFGYAAGYFLTTGNGNSLFGYRSGYASTSATNNSFFGYATGEDNTSGSGNSFVGYNAGANNTTGTGNNFFGDQAGNANTTGNFNNIIGGFAGYKNTTGAYNSIVGYSAGYGNSTGNNNSFFGYAAGGANTTGIGNTAVGYFANMSTGTLTNAGAIGYKAYVSRSNSLILGSISGVNGATAHANIGIGTSAPAYRLHVNGMAAKPGSNVWIVASDKRLKQNITPFKDGLEVLEQIKPVKYRYNGKAGMSQETEYVGIIAQEIQPIAPYMIGKFIYQDSTGKQEEYLDYDANALTYILVNSVKELKVVNEELKQENLTLQEEVSAIKEELAAIKELLLKRSPESNNSEARLWQNAPNPYNQTTVIKYTMPASAMSASIKVYSATGQELHSVDITGKTAGEVVLTASMFPAGTYVYKLFVDGKSVDSKKLVLAR
- a CDS encoding response regulator; protein product: MDMPPINVSIYEDNNKLRELLELLVDNTQGLHIVGTYPDCRNIAREIRHTRPDVIIMDIDMQDYNGIEGVRLVKEFDAGIRVLMHTVFDDDDKLFACLSNGADGYLLKKDSSLYLIQAVRDVYAGGGPMSPGIARRVLKTFHQPLRVQENEYHITSREKQILELLARGFTYRMIAIEFSISIETVRRHLKNIYQKLHVQCGPEAVAKAIRAQIIKY
- a CDS encoding sensor histidine kinase, whose translation is MISRNICVGLVFFLLHLFSVSCKAQLPSVSFEVITTKDGLPSNTVFSAARDQKGFIWFGTRLCPTRYDGASFRNFLDFETNLVTGLAADKDNNIWLASDRSGICKIGADSLNMTAIPSSDRQASNKQTGYFFIDSYGKGWYSNWYGVSCMDLKTGKFKHYPFRQTTYVWVKGSFIEDRQHNLWVIGRDNGLFRYDRQADTLVCVLGADAQDPKRRLPIVFTQACMDQQGILWIGTHNYGLIQYDPQTGNYVNYSNESPSSFINSVEAGYDENGKPVVWWGDHEGLGVFRPEQKKFYRFSHLLPDAYEVHDIFRDKTEGIVWVCTSDGILKYNPKSNLIQTIAIPDGIVHFPVVVNTFLPDKTDPSGETFWLGLSHTGMLQWNRRTNHFMLFKFPPEKSSPETRWMIQREDGKIWIGVNQWRYKRPGIIVFNPENKQFLNPPLSRLANQYYSVPFFMYGFFDRQKRLWIGNSDEGIHVLDSASCKEVSPWDSQTQLDLIKGNNLINDMRIDKQGRVWLGTYKGVYYVDEEERKFVYADTPHPALRNQDPAVNTLLEDHNGNIWAARWGSITQTDKNGVIRTVLTSKEGLSDRENRGLAEDKWGNIWIGNYEGLHYYNPVSKKLLRFTVNDGLLSNNTLQRLFVHAGNELFIGQKNGINLLKIDKLSGQPVPPPVAVSSFKIHEKEQYFDFSRPVRLKRSDNAFSVDFSALNYSKLQNNQYAYYLEGFDKNWNYIGSNHLAYYTNLDPDTYTLYLKAGDAFGNWNQNPLRIQIVVLPAFYETWWFRLLIVAAIAAILYALYRYRINQLLRLQQIRNRISADLHDEIGASLSGISIMGMMAKKNLQEKHPSALFLERMVEETNQISSSLDDIVWSINPKNDDLSHLTARMTRYASELLEAKGIAYKMNAPDYYGQVKLSMEQRRDFYLIFKEALNNLAKYAQCSQAWVEISLQRHCLQLVIRDNGIGFEPHLYTERNGLRNMRKRAENLKGTLLIQSAPGEGTMLQLSFPISA